ACCTGGTCGGGCCGTCCGCGTGGAACGTGTGGTTCCCCCACTCCTGCCCGAACGTTCTCGGTGGGTCCGCCCCCGGTGGGCAGGACTCGGCGTACCCGGGGGAGGTGTGCGATGCGCCCCAGAAGAGTAGGGGGCGCAGGGCCTACAGGTCCACCGTTGCGCTGGTTCCGGCCGGTCGCCCGCCCGTGACGCGGGTCTTGAGGAAGGACAGGGCGCTGGCCACGCGGCCGCCGCCGGGGCTGTCCCAGTACTGCGCGGAGTCGGACTCGACGAGGAGCAGGCCGACCTCGGGGGCCTCCTTGCCGTCGGGGAACCACGCCGCGACCATCGGGTTCCACAGCTCGTCGATCTTGGCCTGGTCGCGACGCACGTCGCCGTGGCCGGCCACCGAGAGCCAGGTGGAGCCGTCGGCGAAGGCGAGGTTGACGCGCTTCTCGGCCCGGATGTTGTCGGCGTGGTGGCTGGTGACGTTGATGAAGAACCAGACGTCGCCGTCGTCGGTGACCTCCTGGGGCGTCATCGGGTGGGACTGCAGGCGCCCCTGCTCGCCGACCGAGGTCAGCATGCAGAACCGGTCGCTGCGCATGATCTCGAGGACCTTGTCCTGGGCGAGCTCGCTGCCGGAGCCGTCGTCGTGCTGGGTGTCGCTCATCGGGGTTCCCTCCCTGGTGGTGTGCCGCCCGCGTACCCGCAGCGCGCGCCGCGACACGGTCGCGGGGCCACGGGGTGCCGGGACCGCCCGTCCGATCGGAGGGGTGATCGTGACGGGGGTCACGCCTAGCCTGTGGGGCGTGGCCCGCCGGCCACGGGGAGGCCGTGACCCGGGAGGGGTGCCCATGGACCGCTACGTGATCGAGCGCGACCTGCCTGGTGCAGGCCGCCTGAGCGAGCAGGAGCTCCACGACATCAGTGCGAGGTCCAACGAGGTGCTGGCCGAGATGTCCGACGTGACGTGGGTGGAGTCCTACGTCACCGACGACAAGCTCTACTGCGTCTACGACGCCGACGACCCGGCCCTGATCGAGGAGCACGCGGCGAGGGGTGGCTTCCCCTGCGACCGCGTCTCGGCGGTGAGGAGCACGATCTCGCCGCAGAGCGGTCGGTGACGCCCTGCCCAGGACGCCGGCCGCGGGGTAGCCTCGGCCCGACCACCGATTGGACGCAGTCGTGAGCCCGACCTCGAGCCCCGCCTCCACCCCGCCCAGGTCGGTCGCGTCCGCCCCGAGGCTCGCGCCGCAGCGGGGGGTCCCGGCGGCTCGCCGCGAGGCGCCCGAGGCCGTCGCCCGACCCCGGCGGCCCGACCCCTTCGCGGGTGGCGACCCGGTCCAGGCCGGCACCGAGGACATGGCCCCCGACGCGGTCGTGAAGTTCCACGCCCCCGAGGTCGTCTTCGGCATCGGGGCGCTGGACGAGGCGGGCTTCGCCGCCGCCCGGCTCGGGGCCCGACGGCCGCTGGTGGTGACCGACCCCGGCATCATCGAGGCGGGCTGGGTCGACGTGCTGCTGGGCCACCTGCGCGAGGCCCGGCTGACGCCCCGGGTGTGGTCGGCCGTGACGCCGAACCCGAAGGACCACGAGGTCCGCGCGGCGTACGACTGGTACGCCGAGCAGCAGTGCGACGTGATCATCGCGATCGGCGGCGGCTCGTGCATCGACGCCGCCAAGGGCGTGGCGATCCTGTCGGGCAACGACGGCGACATCCTCGGCTACGCGGGCGTCGACCAGGTCACGCGGCCGATCCCGCCGATGCTGATGATCCCCAGCACCTCGGGGACCGGGGCCGACGTCTCGCAGTTCTGCATCGTCACCGACACCGACCGCTCGGTGAAGATCACCATCATGGGGCGCGCGCTCGTGCCCGACATCTCCTTGACCGACCCGCGGCTGCTCACCACGATGCCGGACGCGCTCAACGCCGCCACCGGGCTCGACGCGCTGACCCACGGCATCGAGTCCTACGTCTCGCTGGCCCACAACCCGCTCGCCGACATCCACGCGCTGAGCTCGGTGCGACTGGTCTGTGGGCACCTGCGCACCACCATCACCCACCCCGACGAGGAGCGCGCCCGCACCAAGATGGCGCAGGCCAGCCTGCAGGCGGGGCTGGCCTTCACCAACGCCATCCTGGGGGCCACCCACGCGATGAGCCACCAGGTCGGGGGGCTGCTCGACGCCCCCCACGGCGTGGTCAACGGGGTGCTGCTGCCGCACGTCATCCGCTACAACGCCCGGGCCACCCCCGACCGGTTCGTCTCGCTCGCCCAGGCCGCCGGCATCGGCGTCGAGGGGATGCCGGGCGAGGAGGCGGCCGACCTGCTGGCCGACCACGTGCGGCGGCTGGCCGACGACGTCGGCGTGCCGCGGGGGCTGCGCGACCTGGGGGTCACCGAGGCCGACGTGCACCAGATGGCCCACACCGCCCTCGACGACGCCTGCCTGACCACCAACCCGCGCGAAGCCGACGAGGCCGACGTGCGCCGGCTGTTCCTGGACGCCCTGTGAGCCGGCACCCCGCCGGCCGCGCGACGCCGGGCCCGACGTGACCTCCCGCCCGCTCCACCCGCGGCCCGACCTCGCACGGCTCACCGGGGTGCGGTCGGGCAAGCGCTCCTACTACCGCGCCTACGTGGCCTCCGACGAGCGGATGCAGCGCGCGGTCACCGCGATGGACTCGATCTCGCGGGCGCTGGTGCGCACGGTCGAGGGTCCCCGCGGCCTGCTCGAGGAGGTCGTGCGCGCGGCCGCCGCGCACCTCGACGCCCGCTGGACCCTGCTCGCGCTGCACGACGGCCAGCTGAGCGGCGCCCGCCCGCGCTTCGTGGTGGCCGACAACGAGGGCCGGGCGGTGGTCGAGGAGTCGGTGCTGCCGACCGAGGTGCGGCGGGTGCTGGCCGAGCTGCGGGCCGGCCGGCTGGCCGAGGTGGGCGAGCCGGGCTGGGTGCGGGTGCCGATGACGCTGGAGGGCCGCCGCATCGGCGACCTGGTCGCCCAGCACGGGCTGGCCGAGGAACCCGAGCAGGGCGACCTGTCGGTGCTGCGGATCCTGGCCAACCAGGCCGCGGTCTCGCTGCACACCTCCGAGCAGTACCAGGCCGGGCTCAGCCTGCACCGCCGCGCCCAGCAGCTGTACGACGAGGCCACCGCCCAGTCGCGCGACCTCGCCGACCGCACCCGCGAGCTCCGGGCCGTCGAGGAGCGGCTGCAGGTCGCCCACCAGCGCGAGCTGCTCGACACCGAGCGCCACCGGATCGCCCGCGAGCTGCACGACAGCGTCACCCAGTACGTCCTCTCGGCCGGCATGTCCGTCGAGATCGCCCGCCTCGACGCGGAGGACCTCGGGTCCGGTGCGCGCTCGGTGGTGGCCGAGCTCGAGACGGCGAAGCGGCTCTCGCAGGAGGCGGTCGAGCAGCTGCGCCGCGCCATCTGGGCGCTCCACCAGCCCCACGGCCAGACCGTCGCCACGCTCCCCGAGCTGGCCCGTGAGGTCGCGGTGCACCACCGCGGCCGCCTGGACGTCTCGGTCCGGACCCACGGCGAGGCGCGCGCCCTCCAGGCCGACGCCGACCACGAGCTCGCCCGGGCCATCGGGGAGGCGCTGTTCAACGTCGTCGCCCACTCCGGGGCGGCGCGGGCGGCGGTGCAGCTGCGCTACCGCGACGACGAGCTCCTGGTGTCGGTCTCCGACGACGGC
This genomic interval from Nocardioides scoriae contains the following:
- a CDS encoding DUF4242 domain-containing protein, whose protein sequence is MDRYVIERDLPGAGRLSEQELHDISARSNEVLAEMSDVTWVESYVTDDKLYCVYDADDPALIEEHAARGGFPCDRVSAVRSTISPQSGR
- a CDS encoding MadS family sensor histidine kinase; translation: MTSRPLHPRPDLARLTGVRSGKRSYYRAYVASDERMQRAVTAMDSISRALVRTVEGPRGLLEEVVRAAAAHLDARWTLLALHDGQLSGARPRFVVADNEGRAVVEESVLPTEVRRVLAELRAGRLAEVGEPGWVRVPMTLEGRRIGDLVAQHGLAEEPEQGDLSVLRILANQAAVSLHTSEQYQAGLSLHRRAQQLYDEATAQSRDLADRTRELRAVEERLQVAHQRELLDTERHRIARELHDSVTQYVLSAGMSVEIARLDAEDLGSGARSVVAELETAKRLSQEAVEQLRRAIWALHQPHGQTVATLPELAREVAVHHRGRLDVSVRTHGEARALQADADHELARAIGEALFNVVAHSGAARAAVQLRYRDDELLVSVSDDGHGDPVALRRLLELERRGTADGRHRGLANIESRIVDLGGTVAFRRARLGGVRVELRLPLPLAETPLGALAGAPPDLADHLADHLADQVTGPSHPSDPTQEAS
- a CDS encoding pyridoxamine 5'-phosphate oxidase family protein, with translation MSDTQHDDGSGSELAQDKVLEIMRSDRFCMLTSVGEQGRLQSHPMTPQEVTDDGDVWFFINVTSHHADNIRAEKRVNLAFADGSTWLSVAGHGDVRRDQAKIDELWNPMVAAWFPDGKEAPEVGLLLVESDSAQYWDSPGGGRVASALSFLKTRVTGGRPAGTSATVDL
- a CDS encoding iron-containing alcohol dehydrogenase encodes the protein MSPTSSPASTPPRSVASAPRLAPQRGVPAARREAPEAVARPRRPDPFAGGDPVQAGTEDMAPDAVVKFHAPEVVFGIGALDEAGFAAARLGARRPLVVTDPGIIEAGWVDVLLGHLREARLTPRVWSAVTPNPKDHEVRAAYDWYAEQQCDVIIAIGGGSCIDAAKGVAILSGNDGDILGYAGVDQVTRPIPPMLMIPSTSGTGADVSQFCIVTDTDRSVKITIMGRALVPDISLTDPRLLTTMPDALNAATGLDALTHGIESYVSLAHNPLADIHALSSVRLVCGHLRTTITHPDEERARTKMAQASLQAGLAFTNAILGATHAMSHQVGGLLDAPHGVVNGVLLPHVIRYNARATPDRFVSLAQAAGIGVEGMPGEEAADLLADHVRRLADDVGVPRGLRDLGVTEADVHQMAHTALDDACLTTNPREADEADVRRLFLDAL